The Brassica napus cultivar Da-Ae chromosome C7, Da-Ae, whole genome shotgun sequence genomic interval tagagttGGACCCCGATGTGAGAAAGCGACAAGAGAAGAGGTCGATGGTTCAGGCCACGACGGCGACGGTGGTAGGTCCGTCGTGTAGGCCCGCCGCACGTGGTCGAGCTTATCCTCTTGTCTTTTTGACCGTTCAACTTAATTTGTCTCTTCCTCAGTAGCTTTATGTATCAAGATTTTCTTACTGCTCGATAGATTTTATTAAATCATCTACGTAACGATTCAAATTCTAGTGActgttgaaagaaaaaaaaatctagtgaCCATTGCCCTTAACATACAtcagtagaaaaaaaaaaggatacaCTGAATCGAGTTTTCTGATTATGAAACTCTTCAGTTCATCAAAATATGTGTATGAAGAACgtgacaaaaataaatgaatacatATGTGTAGATGAGTACATAAACATATTGGCTGGCACTGCATAGTTAAAGTTGGCCGACAACAGaatatcaataagacaatgaTGCAGATTCAGTTTCTCCCAACCTGACACTTTGACCCCATTTTCATGCTTTCCTTTTGTGAGGTTTGGTCAAAGCCCATCAGACATGTTCAATGTTGGACCGACTTACACAAGTTACGCACGGATAACATATGGACCTAATCGTTGAAGTCCATTAAGTTAAGTGCTGACAATACAAAGAAGGAGAGATCACGACAGGGATCTCCAAGCTCAAGCTGAGCCTCTAGGAGGCGAGAGCTTCCATGGCGTCTCTTGGATAGATAGAATAAGCTAGTGATAGATATGTAATCCTAGGCTTACCTCTTAGCCGTGTACTTCTCTTGTATTCTCTTGTATACTCTCTAGGGTTTACATACCCAGGAACAGAGAGAGTCTATGATCTTGTAAACCACATCGGAGGTGTTTTCCGATACTTCATAGTGGATGTTGTGGATCATGGATCCACCCCAGATGTAGCGCGCTGCGGCCGTGAACTGGGTGAACAATTCTTGAGTCATGAACAAGGATGAATCGTATGAGTAGTGAAAGGGACATGGGTATTACGAGCTTGTATTCTGTAACAAGTGGGTATTATAACTCCACAAGTGGTAACAGAGCGTATGAATACCccacaagtggtatcagagcataggCTCATTGATTCATGGAGTCcacgtctcgaggaggagagaCATATGAAGAAACTTCCAAGCGAGACAAAAGAAACTCGCAAGGTTAAATGGAAGTTGGTGGTCACGTGGTTCTACATACGTGGAATCTGATTAAGTTAGAGAATAAACCGAGTTACAAGATCAAGTTAAAGAGATTTTCGGTTTACAAGAGAAGAAGGAAAACTGTTGGACGTTCTTCGCTGCAGCTGCACAAGTTTATGGAGGAAGGATTCACGAGTCAGTTGAATCGGTTGAGATGATTTCTAGTTATGAAATCAGGGTTTCTCTAGAGTTCTCCAGGGGTGCAAGAATCTGCTATGTGTGAGAAGGACTTCGGGTTACTCACAAGATAAGATGGTGGCAGGCTGCTAGCATAAGAAAGAAAGGTTTCAAAGCTGTCCTCGATCTGCAGTAACAAGGCATGTGTGACTATATGCATTGGagtctttggtttcttcatGTTCTGCAAGTTATTGGAACTGAAAGCATGGCGGAGCACAAGGGGTTTTCGCACTGGTTTTTTTATGGGATTGTCTGAAGATTCAATGAGGGTTTTCACGGTGTTCTTGGATTGAATCTACATGGTATATCAGTTGCAGGTGGTGTTCTAATCTATGTGGGTATTTCAGCTCGGTATCTCATGGAATTCTTGGAACTAGGGGACGCCTTAGAAACTTGAATGATATGAGTGTTTCATGGCTGTTTCAGATGGTATTCTTTAGTCAGCGTGAAGGGTGTTGCAGAAAGGTTGAAGGAGATCGATTCATGCGGGTTTGTCTATGTGTGATCATGAGGTTCAGAGAACAAGATACTACAAGGCTGCTATTTTCAGAGGGAACGCAGTGTGGTTTTCTAAGCAAATATGTGTTTGGCGTAACACATAGTTTTATGCTGGAATGGATCTGCGAGAACAAGGAGTTACTTGTTCAAGGCAGAGTTCGGGTGAACAGGTGGCAGTGTCAAATCGAGATTGATTCAGGATGGAAACATGTATGTTTCAGATTTTCTGCATGGGATTCAGTAGTAGTTTGTTTTGGCTTCTCAGGCATATGAGAGGAAACAAATGGGTCTACAAGGTACCACAGTTGCAGAGGTAATGATTTGTTTGAGCAGAGGTTGAGCAGAGATTCTTTGCGTCGAAAGTCTTCCTAGCAAGTTGTGTTAAGCGGCATGATCATGTTGGCAACAGCAGCGGTTCAGAGTGATGTTCAAG includes:
- the LOC111211081 gene encoding uncharacterized protein LOC111211081, producing the protein MTQELFTQFTAAARYIWGGSMIHNIHYEVSENTSDVVYKIIDSLCSWLLRKRQIKLNGQKDKRISSTTCGGPTRRTYHRRRRGLNHRPLLLSLSHIGVQLYLFLFIF